The Penaeus chinensis breed Huanghai No. 1 chromosome 29, ASM1920278v2, whole genome shotgun sequence genome window below encodes:
- the LOC125040538 gene encoding ADP/ATP translocase 1-like — protein MGKSFDPMSFMKDFLAGGIAAAVSKTAVAPIERVKLLLQVQAVSKQITADQAYKGMVDCFVRIPKEQGVLAYWRGNLANVIRYFPTQALNFAFKDKYKQVFLGGVDKNKQFWRFFLGNLASGGAAGATSLCFVYPLDFARTRLAADIGKGAGQREFNGLGDCLVKIFKADGLGGLYRGFGVSVQGIIIYRAAFFGLYDTAKGMLPDPKAAGLIVSWAIAQTVTTISGIISYPFDTVRRRMMMQSGRKGADIIYKNTIDCWRKVAKNEGTGAFFKGAFSNVLRGTGGALVLVLYDEIQVLLFGTKSGGGE, from the exons ATGGGGAAGTCCTTCGATCCTATGAGCTTTATGAAGGATTTTCTGGCCGGAGGCATCGCCGCCGCCGTGTCCAAGACCGCCGTCGCCCCCATCGAGCGCGTGAAGCTCCTGCTGCAGGTCCAGGCGGTGTCCAAACAGATCACCGCCGACCAGGCCTACAAGG GCATGGTCGATTGCTTCGTCCGTATCCCCAAGGAGCAGGGTGTCTTGGCTTACTGGCGCGGTAACTTGGCTAATGTTATTCGTTACTTCCCCACCCAGGCTCTCAACTTCGCCTTCAAGGACAAGTACAAGCAG GTCTTCCTTGGTGGCGTAGACAAGAATAAGCAGTTCTGGAGGTTCTTCCTTGGTAACTTGGCTTCCGGTGGTGCCGCTGGTGCAACTTCCCTTTGCTTCGTCTACCCCCTTGATTTCGCTCGAACCAG gCTTGCTGCCGATATCGGCAAGGGCGCTGGTCAGCGTGAATTCAACGGTCTGGGAGACTGTCTTGTTAAGATCTTCAAGGCTGATGGCCTCGGTGGCTTGTACCGCGGCTTTGGCGTGTCTGTGCAGGGCATCATCATCTACCGCGCCGCCTTCTTCGGCCTCTACGATACCGCAAAGGGCATGCTGCCTGATCCTAAGGCCGCTGGCCTCATCGTCTCATGGGCTATTGCGCAGACCGTGACCACCATCTCCGGCATCATCTCCTATCCCTTCGACACTGTGCGTAGGCGCATGATGATGCAGTCTGGTCGCAAGGGCGCTGACATTATCTACAAGAACACCATCGACTGCTGGAGGAAGGTCGCTAAGAACGAGGGTACCGGTGCATTCTTCAAGGGTGCCTTCTCCAACGTCCTTCGTGGTACTG GTGGCGCCCTGGTGTTGGTGCTCTACGACGAGATCCAGGTCCTGCTCTTCGGAACCAAGTCTGGCGGCGGCGAATAG
- the LOC125040867 gene encoding U3 small nucleolar RNA-associated protein 4 homolog, producing the protein MGEFTVHNVRFYDFEPKSIQCMSYEDESNRLALSRADGSVEIWNCKHRPFMQQVIQGDEDSSVEALAWCNGRLFSAGLHGFLLEYDLASCTVRSRTAVTGGPTWCLALSPNKQKLAAGTEDGYVCLFNVDEDRVVYDKSLAKQEGRILSIGWHLSGNYIVSGSVNCVRLWSLKDGRVTRCSMGQTRGREIIVWCVAILDDMTIVSGDSRGKTCFWNSTLGTMTQYVQTHKADVLSLVICPEQKLLYVAGVDPTIVQVKLVQTGSKSGRKECWMRSLPRSIHTHDVRAMALTSNGKLYSGGVDTVLALSYYPPKTVIKYRALPHPGSISIAGEAEAILLRYKDRLDLWRLGHYQGNKKKPSGSFLPISQDRVKLLELQCKEDEVTEWSAISSSGKWIAYIVQGNHRLFHFNLPKDGNGLSIQRIKAINESIKQCRQVLWIAEGKLASVALDGTIQIISVTEAEAEVDMELCLEPGHSVNKMKANREGSILVVADNHEVITAFNLRKDTKSVLPKYSAPVTALGIHPVTSDVVVVYADMMVKEYSLQTQHYTPFCREFLSECPAELTKRNSVVHDVSFDVRHKNLVLLHDDSAIIVLNKEKSVSEPYVNNKPAKMKRRDYSARRVNGKVEKGKSTLCFTIARRPNQILHFSHVKNDSVVSVELDDLQLLDKLPTTLKVKKYGGV; encoded by the exons ATGGGGGAGTTCACGGTTCATAATGTGCGGTTTTATGACTTCGAACCCAAGTCTATACAGTGTATGTCCTACGAGGATGAAAGTAATCGCTTGGCATTGTCGAG GGCTGATGGCAGTGTAGAAATATGGAACTGCAAGCATCGACCTTTTATGCAACAAGTTATTCAGG GTGATGAAGACAGTTCTGTTGAAGCTTTGGCTTGGTGCAATGGGAGGCTGTTTAGTGCTGGTCTTCATGGCTTTTTGCTGGAGTATGACCTTGCCTCTTGTACTGTCAGATCTCGCACAGCAGTCACAGGGGGGCCTACGTGGTGTCTTGCTCTCTCACCCAACAAACAGAAGTTGGCT GCAGGAACAGAGGAtggatatgtctgtctgtttaatgtTGATGAAGACAGAGTTGTTTATGACAAGAGCTTGGCCAAACAAGAAG GTAGAATTTTGAGCATAGGCTGGCACCTCAGTGGAAACTACATTGTCTCTGGATCTGTTAACTGTGTGAGACTCTGGTCATTAAAAGATGGGAGG GTTACGAGATGTTCTATGGGGCaaacaaggggaagggagattaTTGTATGGTGCGTAGCTATCCTGGACGACATGACAATTGTTAGCGGCGACTCAAG AGGGAAAACATGCTTTTGGAATTCCACACTCGGAACCATGACGCAGTATGTGCAAACCCACAAAGCAGACGTCTTGTCTCTCGTCATATGTCCAGAACAGAAGTTGCTGTACGTCGCAG GGGTTGACCCGACAATTGTGCAAGTCAAATTGGTACAGACTGGTTCAAAGTCAGGAAGAAAGGAGTGCTGGATGAGGTCACTGCCCCGCTCCATACACACGCATGACGTCAGAGCCATGGCACTGACGTCAAATGGGAAACTGTATTCGGGAG GTGTGGACACAGTGCTGGCCCTTAGCTACTACCCTCCAAAAACAGTCATTAAATATCGTGCACTTCCACAT CCAGGCTCCATATCAATTGCTGGTGAGGCAGAGGCAATTTTGCTGCGTTACAAAGACCGCTTGGACCTTTGGCGACTTGGACATTACCAGGGCAACAAAAAGAAACCATCTGGTTCATTTCTGCCCATTTCTCAG GATCGTGTGAAACTTCTAGAACTACAATGCAAGGAAGACGAAGTTACTGAGTGGAGTGCTATTTCCTCCAGTGGCAAATGGATTGCGTACATTGTCCAGGGCAACCACAGGCTATTCCATTTCAATTTGCCAAAG GATGGCAATGGGTTGAGCATACagagaataaaagcaataaatgagAGCATCAAGCAATGTCGACAAGTTTTGTGGATTGCAGAAGGCAAGTTAGCATCAGTTGCTCTTGATGGCACTATTCAG ATCATCAGCGTGACAGAGGCGGAGGCAGAAGTTGACATGGAGCTTTGTCTTGAGCCAGGCCACAGTGTAAACAAGATGAAGGCCAACCGTGAGGGCAGCATCCTGGTGGTGGCTGACAACCATGAGGTGATCACAGCCTTCAACCTGCGCAAGGACACCAAGTCTGTGCTGCCAAAGTACAGTGCCCCTGTCACAGCCCTGGGCATCCATCCAGTCACGTCTGATGTGGTGGTGGTCTATGCAGACATGATGGTAAAGGAATACAGCCTACAGACACAGCATTACACCCCCTTCTGCCGCGAGTTTCTTTCTGAGTGCCCAGCAGAGTTGACCAAAAGGAATTCAGTGGTCCATGATGTGAGCTTTGACGTGAGGCACAAGAACCTGGTCCTCCTCCATGACGATTCAGCCATCATTGTCCTCAATAAGGAGAAGAGTGTTAGTGAACCTTATGTCAATAACAAACCGGCCAAAATGAAGCGTAGAGATTATTCTGCCAGACGAGTTAATGGCAAGGTTGAGAAGGGCAAAAGTACTCTGTGCTTTACTATTGCACGAAGACCAAATCAAATATTGCACTTTTCGCATGTGAAAAATGATTCAGTAGTGAGTGTAGAACTGGATGACCTGCAGTTGTTAGACAAATTACCAACAACTCTAAAGGTGAAGAAATATGGAGGAGTGTAA
- the LOC125040539 gene encoding chromosome transmission fidelity protein 8 homolog — MQIPFKIARKEGTPEWIILELQGDLESRTNEEMASKFIGDLHFTKEGTPILIIGHHIMYGKFQDLDKPFALMHKKKLSTDTEQMDVDDTESQETASSTAGVEYIIQAVIRKKILFKSRPKPIIAVQSANIS, encoded by the exons ATGCAAATACCTTTTAAGAT CGCCAGGAAGGAAGGCACACCAGAGTGGATCATCCTGGAGTTGCAAGGAGATTTAGAGTCTCGCACTAATGAAGAAATGGCTTCAAAGTTCATTGGCGATCTGCATTTTACGAAAGAG GGCACTCCTATCCTTATTATTGGCCACCACATCATGTATGGAAAATTTCAGGACCTAGATAAGCCCTTTGCTCTAATGCATAAGAAGAAGCTAAGCACCGATACCGAGCAAATGGACGTTGATGACACAGAAAGCCAAGAGACTGCGTCATCGACTGCAGGAGTGGAATATATCATACAGGCTGTTATTCGTAAAAAGATTCTGTTCAAAAGCCGGCCAAAGCCAATCATTGCTGTACAAAGTGCTAATATTTCGTAG